A window from Setaria italica strain Yugu1 chromosome VIII, Setaria_italica_v2.0, whole genome shotgun sequence encodes these proteins:
- the LOC101786676 gene encoding F-box protein At5g07610: protein MPWQTRFSDLHDDLAAAVLARLPLRHVARARLVCRWWRALTTDHRFLRDTASRRAVGFFLNDQSCIRADYRAFPFPNKIDDGSAAAEEDRPAPDLSFVPNAAVSTDPPSGGAGSVHVCSSCNGLLLLVCRTPHLPAAHYVCNPLTRQLAPIPQPNGIPNLAFDPAVLLHYKVVVLGDTYAIDVYSSETRSWRTALHPERSLFSGLRSMRGVFWNGSMVWTVGHSLIQFVLQGEHLRTIPMPPKRKEGWICAYIGESDGHLQMIGYTKKEKLTACFEILEMNSDQSEWSLLYRVDLSRVKELHPEIEWPTWDTRRDEHKVIDYLALSPVCVIRGTREAGKDGVLIFSIPGKIMLYDMKDQGISVTREARSPYNLELEHPWYYFFAYSPSLFTL, encoded by the coding sequence ATGCCCTGGCAGACGCGCTTCTCCGACCTCCACgatgacctcgccgccgccgtcctcgcccgcctccccctccgccacGTCGCCCGCGCGAGGCTCGTGTGCAGGTGGTGGCGCGCCCTCACCACCGAccaccgcttcctccgcgaCACCGCGTCCCGGCGCGCCGTCGGGTTCTTCCTCAACGACCAGTCCTGCATCCGCGCCGACTACCGCGCCTTCCCCTTCCCCAATAAAATCGACGACGGAtcggccgccgcggaggaggaccGCCCCGCCCCCGACCTCTCCTTCGTCCCCAACGCCGCCGTATCCACGGACCCAccaagcggcggcgccggcagcgtcCACGTCTGCAGCTCCTGCAACGGGCTCCTCCTGCTCGTCTGCCGCACGCCCCACCTCCCGGCAGCGCACTACGTCTGCAACCCGCTGACCAGGCAGCTCGCCCCGATCCCGCAGCCAAATGGGATCCCCAACCTCGCCTTCGACCCCGCCGTCTTGCTGCACTACAAGGTGGTCGTGCTCGGGGACACGTACGCCATCGATGTCTACTCCTCCGAAACACGGTCCTGGCGAACGGCCCTCCATCCGGAGCGCTCCCTCTTCTCCGGGCTCCGATCCATGCGCGGGGTCTTCTGGAACGGCTCGATGGTGTGGACGGTGGGGCATTCCCTGATCCAATTTGTTCTCCAAGGGGAACATCTGAGGACGATACCGATGCCGCCGAAGAGGAAGGAAGGGTGGATCTGCGCGTACATTGGGGAGTCGGATGGGCATCTTCAGATGATTGGTTACACCAAGAAGGAGAAGCTCACTGCTTGCTTCGAAATCCTAGAGATGAACAGTGATCAGTCTGAATGGTCACTTCTGTATCGTGTTGATCTCAGTCGGGTGAAAGAACTGCATCCTGAGATCGAATGGCCGACATGGGACACCCGCAGGGATGAGCACAAGGTGATCGACTACCTCGCGCTTTCGCCTGTCTGTGTCATCAGAGGAACCAGGGAGGCTGGGAAGGACGGGGTGTTGATTTTCAGCATACCAGGAAAGATCATGTTGTACGACATGAAGGACCAGGGGATTTCAGTGACCAGGGAAGCGCGCTCGCCGTACAACTTGGAGTTGGAGCATCCTTGGTATTACTTCTTTGCTTACAGTCCTAGCTTGTTTACTCTGTAA